From Weissella diestrammenae, a single genomic window includes:
- a CDS encoding MFS transporter has translation MNQSKLRLKNILAYASTDTAGNLLYCTLTSFILYFYTDVFGISVGMAGMILLVARIIDSFDAPIWGLIIDHTHSKYGKSRPWFLWLAVPFGIFLALSFITPDISTSSKVIYALITYLITGIIYTGISTPITSILPNLSNDSDERIKLNSYRMIGGNIGYFVTASFTLPLVAYFGGGNDQKGFMITAIAYSIIGTFMFLFAFANMKENNIETKETKSIPVKDSFKAMRGNWPWVIIVLANIMYWLGNTVRTSTVIYYAEYNLGHLNYASILNGLVLVQVLGVALIPFLVKKLSKSNTLILGFGIAATGQLLMGVVGNNFALIVTTWILTSLGTGIAVSMPFAMLSDTVDYGEWKTGIRSAGFLTAIGSAFCIKMGSGLGGFLPSMIMDKTGYVANHIQTEMALVGIKVSFIIVPAVCFLIGALIMLAYRKYEKQEKLVKSDLLNR, from the coding sequence ATGAATCAATCAAAATTGCGTTTAAAAAACATATTGGCATATGCCAGCACAGATACTGCTGGGAATCTATTGTACTGCACATTGACTAGCTTTATATTATATTTTTATACTGATGTTTTTGGTATTTCGGTTGGAATGGCAGGTATGATCTTATTGGTTGCGCGAATCATTGATTCGTTTGATGCACCTATCTGGGGTTTGATTATTGATCATACGCATTCTAAATATGGTAAAAGTCGTCCGTGGTTCCTATGGCTGGCGGTTCCATTTGGTATTTTTTTAGCTCTATCATTTATCACTCCTGACATCAGTACTAGCAGTAAGGTCATATATGCATTAATTACCTATTTAATTACAGGTATCATATACACTGGTATTTCAACACCGATTACGTCAATTTTACCCAACTTAAGTAATGATTCAGACGAACGAATCAAACTCAATTCATATCGAATGATAGGTGGAAATATTGGCTACTTCGTCACAGCATCATTCACTTTACCATTAGTGGCATATTTTGGTGGTGGTAATGATCAAAAGGGGTTTATGATTACTGCAATTGCGTATTCAATCATTGGTACATTCATGTTTTTGTTCGCTTTTGCAAATATGAAAGAAAATAATATCGAAACAAAGGAAACTAAAAGTATCCCCGTTAAAGATAGTTTTAAAGCCATGCGTGGTAATTGGCCATGGGTCATCATTGTGCTAGCTAATATTATGTATTGGCTAGGTAATACAGTGCGAACGTCAACCGTCATTTATTATGCAGAGTATAATTTAGGTCATTTAAACTATGCGTCAATTTTAAATGGCTTGGTACTTGTTCAAGTGCTTGGTGTTGCCTTAATTCCATTTTTAGTCAAAAAACTGTCAAAAAGCAATACATTAATTCTTGGGTTCGGGATAGCTGCGACTGGCCAACTATTAATGGGCGTAGTAGGGAATAATTTTGCCTTAATTGTTACGACCTGGATTCTAACATCACTTGGAACAGGGATTGCAGTTTCAATGCCGTTTGCCATGTTGTCAGATACGGTCGATTATGGTGAATGGAAAACAGGTATCCGTTCAGCTGGATTCTTAACAGCGATTGGAAGTGCATTTTGCATCAAGATGGGCTCTGGGTTAGGTGGTTTTTTACCATCAATGATTATGGACAAGACAGGTTATGTTGCCAATCATATACAGACAGAAATGGCTTTAGTCGGCATTAAAGTATCCTTTATTATTGTTCCAGCCGTCTGTTTCTTGATTGGTGCTTTGATTATGTTAGCGTATCGTAAATATGAAAAACAAGAAAAGTTAGTTAAATCAGATTTATTAAATCGATAA
- a CDS encoding RrF2 family transcriptional regulator, with the protein MKLPKDFEISIFVLIVLATQINHTSIKSTRLSELLLISDSSLKKTLRKLVVAKLIESNASKDGGYTLLKRADEIALADILLAIEDTPVIQFTPSNLANKVFQNQNHINESKKFISQVLLSAEKNYIQTLGNVFLSELLEADAFQAGKVEWH; encoded by the coding sequence ATGAAATTACCAAAAGATTTTGAAATCAGCATATTTGTTTTAATCGTTTTGGCGACGCAAATAAATCATACGAGCATTAAAAGTACTCGATTAAGCGAACTTTTGCTCATATCTGACTCTTCATTAAAAAAAACGTTACGCAAATTGGTCGTGGCAAAGCTCATCGAGTCAAATGCATCAAAAGACGGTGGTTATACACTATTGAAACGTGCAGATGAAATAGCCCTCGCTGATATTCTACTTGCAATTGAAGATACCCCAGTTATTCAATTTACCCCATCAAATCTAGCAAATAAGGTCTTTCAGAACCAAAACCACATCAATGAGAGCAAAAAATTCATTTCACAAGTATTATTATCTGCAGAAAAAAATTATATCCAAACTTTAGGTAACGTATTCTTATCAGAATTATTGGAAGCGGATGCCTTTCAAGCTGGTAAAGTTGAGTGGCACTAA
- a CDS encoding helix-turn-helix transcriptional regulator has protein sequence MEQKIISIALPPFPNFIEGNLTSFQAGQMHPDRNKLGYFDLIFVKKGQLFISEAGLNYTIKQNEMFILLPDQHHYSWQACEEKTEFFWIHIYTTAQWEESNRPKHFTSMLPIPDLHFHQRNYTLHLPKQAEILDQELIFELLLQIQSSTEKTDVDAIWHTEELFLKFLKYIENEGFTKDRVTILAEKIHLYLEKNICRHLTNQDISSHFHLHINYLARVSRQIYGKTPLEVLDDLRIEVAKEYLVKSNVLLKSISTIVGYESYISFSNHFKKVTGLSPRDFREHYREKV, from the coding sequence ATGGAACAAAAAATCATTTCGATTGCTTTACCGCCGTTCCCAAACTTTATCGAAGGGAATCTAACCTCTTTTCAAGCTGGACAGATGCATCCTGATCGAAACAAATTAGGGTACTTTGATTTAATTTTTGTAAAAAAAGGACAATTGTTCATATCTGAAGCTGGATTAAATTACACAATCAAGCAAAACGAGATGTTCATTCTATTACCTGATCAACATCATTACTCATGGCAGGCGTGTGAAGAAAAAACTGAATTTTTTTGGATTCATATTTATACAACTGCCCAGTGGGAAGAAAGTAATCGGCCTAAACACTTTACTTCGATGCTACCAATTCCTGATTTACATTTCCATCAGAGAAACTACACGCTACATTTACCAAAACAGGCTGAAATTCTCGACCAAGAATTGATTTTCGAATTATTACTGCAAATTCAAAGTAGTACTGAAAAAACAGACGTAGATGCAATTTGGCATACTGAAGAATTATTTTTGAAATTCTTAAAATATATAGAAAATGAAGGCTTTACAAAAGATCGTGTTACAATTTTGGCCGAAAAAATCCATTTATATTTAGAAAAAAATATTTGTCGGCATTTAACTAATCAAGATATTTCGAGTCATTTTCATTTGCATATCAATTATTTAGCCCGTGTTTCAAGACAAATTTATGGAAAAACACCATTAGAAGTGCTAGATGATTTAAGAATTGAAGTCGCTAAAGAGTATTTAGTAAAAAGTAATGTATTGTTAAAAAGCATTTCAACTATTGTTGGGTATGAATCATATATTTCGTTTTCAAATCATTTTAAAAAAGTTACGGGATTATCACCTCGCGATTTTAGAGAACATTATCGTGAGAAAGTTTAA